The Huiozyma naganishii CBS 8797 chromosome 6, complete genome genome includes a window with the following:
- the PMT7 gene encoding putative dolichyl-phosphate-mannose--protein mannosyltransferase (similar to Saccharomyces cerevisiae YDR307W; ancestral locus Anc_5.328) has product MLRFKGPRLPLKKGSYRTYAAANRYIDLKVCQLNALDYLCAACVFAWYCISQWNHVTDAVTESERQVWDTVQMYLQGRFYLNTLCPGVPEIFAVMMRAGSLTFSKHCVLLISSGTLAALYLSLRRCSIPTVICGLCSLSLAQIPFFQEESVRLSPDALFWFSLVCTVLFWRSYRATDKLRYLFPLSLSLALGMNTKKLGFVTCLWIVCCSLLDTWRIIGDVTVSTWLIVKIVLIKFLFVIVWPLQLTLLVHYYQLLNFRVDSPEQSRYMSSDFQAYLRGTSGRFQHPDGLLHYGDTVTLRHLETLGGYLTSYDVPLKSGSGDQLVTLSALEDDPLTHWTLETKRNEGDGTVVKVMDHLRLRHVVTGRLLRSSEAKPAVSEQEYHKEVSCNANANYSGNMDELWRFDVKGVRIDEQVPVSSAKVALINVGRGCTILGHAINMPDWAFNDQEVVCLEFPTERYTYFELRVINAVSSDALVEEPVSGINPMRLMWEWIMRGYKYSYTMENPTGADTDTSATTVDSWPFYNVRGTRPMAPYVWYASTTGVILFSLWIVYQCMHWNPWSYTHDSAAITEPLSSVVLWDCGSEFALGWFLHFRTFSQWPSKAPPPIQCYIPSVMMGLLLISVIVGRSW; this is encoded by the coding sequence ATGCTCCGCTTCAAAGGGCCTCGCTTGCCCCTGAAGAAGGGGTCCTATCGTACGTATGCTGCAGCTAACAGATACATTGATCTTAAAGTGTGCCAATTGAATGCCCTGGACTACCTCTGCGCTGCTTGCGTGTTCGCATGGTACTGCATTTCCCAATGGAATCATGTCACTGACGCAGTAACCGAGAGTGAGAGACAGGTGTGGGATACAGTACAAATGTATCTACAGGGGAGATTCTATTTGAACACTCTTTGCCCCGGTGTCCCCGAGATATTTGCAGTGATGATGCGGGCGGGATCTCTCACGTTTTCCAAACACTGCGTGTTATTGATATCTTCTGGTACACTGGCCGCCCTGTACTTGTCGCTGCGAAGGTGCAGCATACCCACGGTTATCTGTGGGCTATGTAGCTTGTCGCTGGCTCAAATCCCATTCTTTCAAGAGGAATCCGTTAGACTGTCGCCCGATGCACTATTTTGGTTCTCCCTCGTGTGCACTGTTCTCTTCTGGAGATCATACCGAGCTACAGACAAGCTGCGGTATTTGTTCCCCCTGTCGCTGAGTCTTGCCCTGGGAATGAACACGAAGAAGTTAGGCTTTGTGACATGTCTCTGGATCGTTTGTTGTTCGCTGTTGGATACCTGGCGCATTATTGGCGATGTAACAGTCTCTACTTGGCTGATTGTGAAGATAGTGCTGATCAAGTTTCTCTTTGTGATCGTTTGGCCCTTACAACTGACGCTGTTGGTACACTACTATCAACTGCTAAATTTCCGTGTTGACTCGCCGGAGCAATCTCGCTACATGTCCTCCGATTTCCAGGCATACCTGAGAGGGACATCCGGGAGGTTCCAGCACCCGGATGGGTTACTCCACTACGGAGACACAGTTACTTTGCGCCACTTGGAGACCCTCGGCGGGTATCTGACCTCCTACGACGTCCCGCTGAAATCGGGCTCCGGTGATCAATTGGTCACTTTGTCCGCTCTCGAAGACGACCCACTGACCCACTGGACCCTTGAGACCAAGAGGAACGAAGGTGATGGCACCGTAGTGAAAGTGATGGATCACCTCCGTCTGAGACATGTTGTCACTGGGAGACTGTTACGTTCTTCTGAGGCGAAACCTGCTGTCAGTGAACAAGAGTACCACAAAGAAGTGTCGTGCAATGCGAATGCCAACTATTCGGGCAATATGGACGAACTTTGGAGATTCGACGTGAAGGGCGTACGCATTGATGAACAGGTGCCCGTATCTTCTGCAAAAGTGGCCCTAATAAACGTCGGGAGAGGGTGTACCATACTGGGTCATGCAATAAATATGCCAGATTGGGCGTTCAACGACCAAGAGGTGGTCTGCTTGGAGTTCCCCACTGAGAGATACACCTATTTCGAATTACGAGTCATCAACGCGGTTTCCTCGGATGCGCTTGTAGAGGAACCTGTCAGCGGGATAAACCCAATGAGACTGATGTGGGAATGGATCATGCGGGGGTACAAGTACTCCTACACAATGGAGAACCCTACAGGTGCTGACACCGACACGAGTGCGACAACCGTTGACTCATGGCCGTTTTACAACGTGCGCGGGACACGACCAATGGCGCCATACGTGTGGTACGCGTCTACTACCGGTGTAATTCTCTTTTCGCTGTGGATCGTGTACCAGTGCATGCATTGGAACCCGTGGTCCTACACCCATGACTCTGCCGCGATCACAGAACCGCTGTCCAGCGTCGTACTGTGGGACTGCGGATCCGAATTTGCGCTCGGCTGGTTCTTGCACTTCCGAACGTTCTCGCAGTGGCCGTCCAAGGCGCCGCCGCCGATCCAATGCTACATACCAAGTGTGATGATGGGTTTACTGCTGATAAGTGTGATCGTGGGCCGTTCTTGGTAG
- the SRB7 gene encoding Srb7p (similar to Saccharomyces cerevisiae SRB7 (YDR308C); ancestral locus Anc_5.329), with protein MADRLTQLQVCLDQLMEQFCAALNYVDKSHGFSPLGPGEPVVADKHAPPLPPQEEFLGTVDELSGDIILKTRQLMKLIDSLPGVDVSEAEQLRRIDSLQQQLVATEQRKINVVREKDQLLRDVDQLISMFVAGIADSRQQS; from the coding sequence ATGGCTGACCGGTTGACGCAATTGCAGGTGTGTTTGGACCAGCTGATGGAGCAGTTCTGCGCGGCGCTGAACTATGTGGACAAGTCGCACGGGTTCTCACCGCTGGGTCCCGGGGAACCTGTCGTGGCAGACAAGCATGCGCCCCCGCTGCCGCCACAGGAGGAGTTCTTGGGCACTGTAGATGAGCTATCTGGGGACATCATCTTGAAGACGCGGCAGCTGATGAAGCTGATTGATTCGCTGCCCGGGGTCGACGTCTCGGAGGCGGAGCAATTGCGCAGGATAGACTCCCTACAGCAGCAGCTCGTTGCCACAGAGCAGCGAAAGATAAACGTCGTTAGGGAGAAGGACCAGCTGTTGCGGGACGTTGATCAACTGATCTCGATGTTTGTCGCGGGCATTGCGGACTCCCGCCAGCAATCGTAA
- the TIP41 gene encoding Tip41p (similar to Saccharomyces cerevisiae TIP41 (YPR040W); ancestral locus Anc_7.457) → MDQVPPVTRGRQVRSLPLPHRCNNPRNPACAHCGTVIIPSPAAIMPLEDTPSISVGSWTIESRKRPILDTPALSQWESEHLPGLGALPEMIFGGNYVRIRCDLDESKHWDIEFNALDALREVPTEDSGVRVSCASDWLRSKHRRCDGAPPQIAKQYDWTYTTRYRGTVTGCPLVADTTAELPLAMLAKPDPILFFDDMVLYEDELGDNGASMYSCKVRVMPERLLLLARFFLRVDDVLLRVQDTRLYVEFAQNRVVREWKRYEADYNEVFKRHRGGVPPHRDLRALLRDSNWVVDHLPIVERTCETIQL, encoded by the coding sequence ATGGATCAGGTCCCGCCCGTTACACGTGGCCGGCAGGTGCGGTCACTGCCGCTGCCCCATCGCTGCAACAACCCTCGGAACCCTGCGTGCGCGCACTGCGGGACGGTCATCATCCCCTCACCTGCCGCGATCATGCCCCTAGAGGACACACCCTCGATCTCTGTGGGTTCTTGGACCATTGAGTCCCGGAAGAGGCCCATCCTGGATACGCCCGCGCTGTCGCAGTGGGAGTCGGAGCACCTTCCTGGGCTCGGGGCACTTCCTGAGATGATCTTTGGAGGGAACTACGTGCGGATACGGTGCGACTTGGACGAGTCGAAGCACTGGGACATCGAGTTCAACGCGTTGGATGCCTTGCGCGAGGTCCCCACGGAGGATTCCGGCGTGAGAGTCTCCTGCGCGAGCGATTGGCTTCGAAGCAAGCACCGTCGTTGCGATGGTGCTCCCCCGCAGATCGCTAAACAGTACGACTGGACGTACACTACACGGTACAGAGGCACGGTCACTGGGTGCCCTCTAGTCGCTGATACCACTGCTGAGTTGCCGCTCGCGATGCTCGCGAAGCCGGACCCGATACTGTTCTTCGATGACATGGTCCTGTACGAGGACGAACTGGGGGACAACGGCGCATCGATGTACTCCTGCAAAGTGAGAGTGATGCCCGAGCGGTTACTCTTGCTTGCGAGGTTCTTCCTGCGTGTCGATGACGTGCTGCTCCGGGTGCAAGACACGCGGCTGTACGTCGAGTTTGCGCAGAACCGTGTCGTCCGCGAGTGGAAGCGGTACGAGGCAGACTACAATGAGGTGTTCAAACGGCACCGCGGCGGGGTCCCCCCGCACAGGGACCTCCGTGCGCTGCTTAGGGACAGCAATTGGGTCGTTGACCACCTGCCCATTGTGGAACGCACCTGCGAGACTATCCAGCTGTGA
- the EMC2 gene encoding Emc2p (similar to Saccharomyces cerevisiae YJR088C; ancestral locus Anc_7.458): MFDLGLMRERLLTVAAGRVYFRLSAGEIVRLQGDVKAYLSRGDRALSKVQLLALLEMHFYLCVLSGADKEALSVFHRCRDNLGVNSPKVQAMYATLLQSDGEDAVGYYTKLLQDEYEYSTDPASYVFLSKRLLAARGLEEGSPQMIEQVGALLERFPLDAELWWFMGDQYLCAQGQLSKAAYCFEQVLLSHALQLLRFCTARRGAVVHEQSGAPGELSRALEYALRSVELSETFLRGWSLVYTISKQMKGKDELVQLARSRLQSIEESFNERDSATARYILKAE; this comes from the coding sequence ATGTTTGATCTCGGGCTGATGCGGGAGCGGTTGTTGACTGTGGCCGCCGGACGGGTGTATTTTCGGCTGTCCGCGGGCGAGATAGTCCGTTTGCAGGGGGACGTCAAAGCGTACCTGTCCCGTGGGGACCGTGCGCTGTCCAAAGTGCAGCTGCTGGCGCTGTTGGAGATGCACTTCTACCTATGTGTTCTGAGTGGTGCAGATAAGGAGGCATTGAGTGTTTTTCACCGGTGTAGGGACAATTTGGGGGTCAATTCCCCGAAAGTGCAAGCGATGTACGCGACTTTGCTGCAGAGTGACGGCGAGGACGCCGTTGGGTACTACACGAAGCTGCTGCAGGACGAGTACGAGTACAGCACGGACCCGGCGAGCTACGTGTTCCTGTCGAAGCGGCTGCTGGCGGCGCGCGGGCTCGAGGAGGGCTCGCCGCAGATGATCGAACAAGTGGGCGCGCTGCTGGAGCGGTTCCCGCTGGACGCGGAACTGTGGTGGTTCATGGGCGACCAGTACTTGTGCGCGCAGGGTCAGCTGTCGAAGGCCGCGTACTGTTTTGAGCAGGTGCTTTTGTCTCATGCCCTTCAACTACTCCGCTTTTGCACGGCTCGCCGAGGTGCTGTTGTCCATGAGCAAAGCGGGGCCCCGGGGGAGCTGTCCCGTGCCCTGGAGTATGCCCTGCGGAGTGTAGAACTGAGCGAAACCTTTCTGCGCGGATGGTCGCTCGTGTACACGATCTCGAAGCAGATGAAAGGCAAAGACGAGCTTGTTCAGCTGGCACGTAGCAGATTGCAGAGCATCGAGGAGAGTTTTAACGAGAGAGACAGTGCCACAGCACGGTATATACTGAAAGCAGAGTAA
- the TIF5 gene encoding translation initiation factor eIF5 (similar to Saccharomyces cerevisiae TIF5 (YPR041W); ancestral locus Anc_7.459), which translates to MSVNICRDNHDPFYRYKMPPLQAKVEGRGNGIKTAVLNVADVARALNRPAPYIVKYFGFELGAQTSISVDKDRYLVNGVHEPAKLQDVLDGFINKFVLCGSCKNPETEIVITKDNDLVRDCKACGKRTPMDLRHKLSSFILKNPPEAMDSGSKKKKKAATASANVRGGGVSISDIAQGTAGASDSSPAGEGDDDDDELARQINAAASKLEKIEVKDDEWALDMSEEAIRRRAKESEANAGTLDPEMKLLDDFGEWVVSQKETPSDVEIYKKAAELDVLKDPKIGCVIAQCLFDEDIVNEIEPHSALFTKLFVSPEYERNFLGGIERFLGLEHKELIPQLPKILIQCYNNDIVSEKEIMKFGTKSSKKFVPKEVSKKVRRAAKPFITWLETAESEDEDESDNDD; encoded by the coding sequence ATGTCCGTTAACATTTGCAGAGACAACCATGATCCCTTTTACCGTTACAAAATGCCCCCACTGCAGGCGAAAGTGGAGGGTCGTGGTAACGGTATCAAGACCGCCGTGCTGAACGTCGCTGACGTGGCCAGGGCTCTGAACCGTCCCGCTCCATACATCGTTAAGTACTTTGGATTTGAGCTTGGTGCGCAAACTTCCATCTCCGTGGACAAGGATAGATACCTTGTGAACGGTGTCCACGAGCCCGCGAAGTTGCAGGACGTCCTGGACGGGTTCATTAACAAGTTTGTGCTGTGTGGGTCGTGTAAGAACCCGGAGACGGAAATCGTTATTACGAAGGACAACGATCTCGTCAGGGACTGTAAAGCATGTGGGAAAAGGACGCCCATGGACTTGAGACACAAGTTGTCGTCGttcatcttgaagaacccTCCAGAGGCCATGGACTCTGGgtccaagaagaagaagaaggctgCGACCGCGTCCGCTAACGTGCGTGGTGGTGGGGTTTCCATTAGTGATATCGCACAGGGGACCGCGGGTGCCTCCGATTCGTCCCCAGCGGGCGAAGgcgatgatgacgacgacgagttggCCCGTCAGATCAACGCCGCGGCGTCCAAGCTGGAGAAGATCGAGGTCAAGGACGACGAGTGGGCTCTGGACATGTCAGAGGAGGCGATCAGGAGACGTGCCAAGGAGTCCGAGGCGAATGCGGGCACCCTTGACCCTGAGATGAAACTACTTGACGATTTTGGTGAGTGGGTCGTCTCGCAGAAGGAGACCCCCTCGGACGTCGAGATCTACAAGAAGGCCGCAGAACTGGACGTCTTGAAGGACCCAAAGATCGGTTGCGTCATCGCCCAGTGTCTCTTCGACGAGGACATCGTCAACGAAATCGAACCCCACAGCGCATTGTTCACCAAGTTGTTCGTCTCGCCAGAATACGAGAGAAACTTCCTTGGTGGGATCGAGAGATTCCTAGGACTAGAACACAAGGAGTTGATCCCACAGCTACCAAAGATCCTCATCCAGTGTTACAACAATGATATCGTCTCCGAGAAGGAAATCATGAAATTTGGGACCAAATCGTCAAAGAAATTCGTCCCCAAGGAAGTCTCCAAAAAGGTCCGTAGAGCAGCAAAACCCTTCATCACATGGTTGGAAACTGCCGAGTctgaggacgaggacgaaaGCGATAACGACGATTAG
- the FLR1 gene encoding Flr1p → MTSIFVKNTFLMDVLEYFNVVHIHEPLPEGQTANSESDLEKQVTNMGQDSLSSSGSGEDSTGAADGQGEYGSVLQKNGTDPFLVDWYGPQDPDYPVNWTMAKKIFLVIQIMLLTCLTYMGSSIYTPGQEEIQKDFHVGHVTATLNLSMYVLGYGLGPIIFSPLSEVAKFGRQQIYIYTFFLFMVFQVGCATVKNIGGLVVLRFFSGILCSPSLATGGATMGDIVEAKWRPVLIGLWAIGAVAAPVLAPLLGAAMVVAKNWRWIFWLMLWMCGASLILFVICFPETSANNILSRRARRLRKQTGDDRYYTTQERIDSAIEPKQFLITTLYRPIKMILLEPIIMAFDLYIALCYGAFYLFFEAFPIVFIGLYKFTLVEMGVAYFGFCVGCIFAYALLLLFLAKVLGPRFEKGEGTPETFLLLAMCVSWCLPCALFLFGWAANTHWIVPIIAEGIFVIAVFNLFQASFAYLSVCYPKYVASVFAGNGFCRAVFACAFPLFGKAMYDNLAIDGYPVGWGSSLVGFITMFLAAIPFVLYKYGPALRAKSRFKD, encoded by the coding sequence ATGACCTCCATATTTGTTAAAAACACGTTTCTGATGGATGTGTTGGAATATTTCAACGTCGTTCACATACACGAGCCCCTTCCTGAGGGTCAGACCGCCAATAGTGAAAGTGACCTGGAGAAACAGGTGACAAATATGGGCCAGGACTCTTTGTCTAGTTCAGGAAGTGGCGAGGATTCTACAGGTGCTGCAGATGGACAAGGCGAATACGGTTCCGTTCTTCAGAAGAATGGAACAGACCCGTTCCTAGTAGACTGGTACGGTCCCCAGGACCCAGATTACCCTGTCAATTGGACAATggccaaaaaaatattcctAGTGATCCAAATTATGCTTCTAACATGTTTGACGTATATGGGATCCTCTATTTATACACCAGGGCAGGAGGAAATTCAAAAGGATTTCCACGTCGGTCATGTCACAGCCACTTTAAACCTATCCATGTACGTTCTCGGCTACGGACTGGGTCCAATCATATTTTCCCCTCTGTCTGAAGTTGCGAAATTCGGCAGGCAACaaatttatatatacacattcttcctcttcatGGTGTTCCAAGTTGGTTGTGCCACAGTAAAGAACATTGGTGGGTTAGTCGTCCTAAGGTTTTTTTCTGGTATTCTATGCTCCCCATCGTTAGCCACGGGTGGTGCCACTATGGGTGATATAGTAGAGGCTAAATGGCGTCCCGTTTTAATTGGTCTTTGGGCTATTGGGGCAGTTGCCGCACCAGTATTGGCTCCATTGTTAGGTGCAGCCATGGTTGTCGCCAAAAATTGGAGATGGATCTTCTGGTTAATGCTGTGGATGTGTGGTGCTAGTTTGATTTTATTTGTCATCTGTTTTCCAGAGACTTCAGCAAACAATATTTTATCCCGTCGTGCCAGAAGATTAAGAAAGCAAACGGGTGACGATAGGTACTACACTACACAGGAGCGGATTGACAGTGCTATTGAGCCGAAGCAGTTTTTGATTACCACGCTTTACAGACCCATCAAGATGATACTGCTAGAGCCCATCATTATGGCCTTCGACTTATACATTGCGTTATGTTACGGTGCATTCTACTTGTTCTTTGAGGCGTTCCCCATTGTCTTCATCGGGTTATACAAATTCACTCTTGTTGAAATGGGTGTAGCTTATTTTGGATTCTGCGTTGGTTGCATATTCGCGTACGCTCTATTATTGCTCTTCTTGGCCAAAGTTTTAGGTCCTAGGTTTGAGAAAGGCGAAGGAACCCCGGAAACATTCCTACTGCTAGCTATGTGTGTCAGTTGGTGTTTACCATGTGCattgtttttgtttggcTGGGCAGCCAATACGCATTGGATTGTTCCGATCATTGCGGAAGGTATCTTTGTCATTGCAGTGTTCAACCTTTTCCAAGCTTCATTCGCATACTTGAGTGTATGTTACCCAAAATACGTAGCTTCGGTATTCGCAGGGAACGGGTTTTGTCGTGCCGTTTTCGCTTGTGCATTCCCATTGTTCGGTAAGGCGATGTACGACAACTTGGCTATTGATGGTTACCCAGTTGGCTGGGGGTCATCCTTGGTTGGTTTCATCACAATGTTTTTGGCCGCAATCCCATTCGTTCTTTACAAGTATGGTCCAGCGTTGCGTGCCAAGTCCAGATTTAAGGATTAG
- the KNAG0F03490 gene encoding uncharacterized protein (similar to Saccharomyces cerevisiae JSN1 (YJR091C) and PUF2 (YPR042C); ancestral locus Anc_7.462) encodes MDGLADVRDTPHKLGSYRGTPTTPNSKFSDKFSSFLPSSLSARFHKPKMDGENKLMSSVINNEVISNPHDFLGNGDIMGGSGTPLGAAGTSNATPLVNFPSGSNTILESPVTRSRQRTNTVPVQWGLNLPNLMKTESTYSENSIWSEDIGRKRSQSMATYESMPSALPIFQDDVDPTSLNWITTNQKNVPPANLTATLIPTSTIAVSNIFPMQTQSVMWSNAMNMTSVVLGTLFSQFGKIVSVRTLQNLFMAIIEFESVESAILALETMQDKEISIVGVPSRITFARILSYSPTESQSIAAPRSMTHDLVYNGTVKFQLHPNGMRIPIFVDQYNSNSVIRPHLSASNSGPETCPFPLPPPSLAQLAKPLQHTLDELGAKVNISRLLSMKPCNNMGQFAPMPDAVPHKQFQTPKLREIRKSLDNNLMSTLEIEQLALVMLDELPELSLDYLGNTIVQRLYDKCGTVIRDIILRKLADYLSLFGIHKSGTWVCQKVIKLANTARSKQMISRGIELYCTSLSNDQFGNYVIQETIKLGYPWNQFIFDNVLVNFWNVCSNRYGARAVRACLESTEGIVQSQIAAVSSAIIQYGQYLIIDHNGALLITWLLDTCHLPKRYEMLTNHILSYLGELCCHKLGSLTILKILNSRGNDTCKQLILETIFELQNPHNLDTLRYVLRDHTLQGSRCIYKMVTSRLVLDAMTKQLVLQRISSVLAEDSSQHYHRLTEECNNPS; translated from the coding sequence ATGGACGGGTTAGCAGATGTGAGGGATACGCCTCATAAGTTGGGGTCCTACAGGGGGACGCCTACCACCCCGAACAGCAAATTTTCCGATAAATTTTCGAGTTTTCTACCGAGTTCCCTAAGTGCTAGATTCCATAAGCCAAAGATGGACGGGGAGAACAAATTAATGAGTTCTGTGATAAATAATGAGGTTATTTCGAATCCCCACGATTTTCTGGGTAATGGGGACATTATGGGCGGTTCTGGTACCCCGCTAGGAGCTGCTGGTACGAGCAATGCTACTCCCTTGGTGAATTTTCCCTCTGGCAGCAACACAATTTTGGAGTCTCCAGTAACTCGGTCTCGACAAAGAACTAATACCGTCCCAGTTCAGTGGGGTTTGAATTTACCTAATCTGATGAAAACGGAGTCCACATACAGTGAAAATTCAATATGGTCTGAGGATATTGGAAGGAAAAGATCTCAATCCATGGCAACCTACGAGTCTATGCCCTCAGCGCTGCCCATATTTCAGGATGATGTGGACCCTACAAGCTTGAACTGGATTACTACGAATCAGAAAAATGTGCCGCCCGCAAATTTAACGGCAACGTTGATACCTACCTCGACAATTGCTGTGTCCAATATATTCCCCATGCAAACACAATCCGTGATGTGGTCGAACGCAATGAACATGACAAGCGTCGTATTAGGTACTTTATTTTCTCAGTTTGGTAAGATTGTCTCAGTAAGGACACTGCAGAATCTGTTTATGGCCATCATCGAGTTTGAAAGCGTCGAAAGTGCAATTCTCGCGTTGGAGACAATGCAAGACAAAGAGATCAGTATTGTCGGTGTTCCCTCAAGGATAACTTTTGCCCGAATTTTGTCATATTCCCCAACGGAATCACAGTCAATCGCGGCACCACGTTCCATGACTCATGATCTTGTTTATAATGGTACTGTTAAGTTTCAACTGCACCCTAACGGTATGCGAATCCCGATCTTTGTGGACCAATACAATTCAAACAGCGTTATAAGACCGCACCTATCAGCTTCAAACAGCGGACCAGAGACATGTCCATTTCCATTACCTCCTCCGTCGTTGGCGCAGTTGGCCAAACCATTGCAACATACCTTGGATGAACTAGGTGCTAAGGTGAACATTAGCCGTTTACTTTCTATGAAACCGTGTAATAACATGGGCCAGTTTGCCCCAATGCCTGACGCAGTACCTCATAAACAGTTCCAAACACCAAAATTGCGGGAGATTCGTAAATCCTTGGACAACAATTTGATGAGCACTTTGGAGATCGAACAGCTGGCTCTTGTAATGCTCGACGAGTTGCCTGAACTGAGTTTGGACTATTTGGGGAACACTATTGTGCAACGGCTATACGATAAATGCGGTACCGTTATTAGGGACATTATTTTGAGGAAACTTGCCGATTACCTGAGCTTATTTGGCATTCATAAATCTGGTACCTGGGTGTGTCAGAAAGTGATCAAGCTAGCAAACACCGCCAGAAGCAAACAAATGATATCAAGGGGCATTGAACTTTACTGTACCTCGCTCTCGAATGATCAGTTTGGCAATTACGTTATCCAGGAAACGATTAAGCTGGGATATCCATGGAACCAGTTCATCTTTGACAATGTACTAGTTAATTTCTGGAACGTTTGTTCCAACAGGTATGGTGCACGTGCAGTAAGAGCGTGCCTGGAGTCCACAGAGGGGATTGTACAAAGTCAGATAGCCGCAGTGAGCAGCGCCATCATACAGTATGGGCAATACCTGATAATCGACCACAACGGGGCGCTACTGATCACATGGCTGCTCGATACGTGCCATCTTCCAAAACGGTACGAAATGCTGACCAATCACATCCTTTCCTATTTGGGGGAACTGTGCTGCCATAAACTAGGGTCTCTCACCATCCTCAAGATCCTCAATTCAAGGGGCAACGATACATGCAAGCAGTTGATCCTGGAGACAATTTTCGAGCTGCAAAATCCGCATAACCTGGACACTCTACGCTACGTTCTCCGCGATCACACGTTGCAAGGCTCCCGCTGCATCTACAAAATGGTTACCTCCCGCTTAGTGCTAGACGCAATGACTAAGCAACTTGTCCTTCAGCGGATCAGCTCCGTCCTCGCCGAGGACTCCTCGCAGCATTACCACCGGTTAACTGAAGAATGTAATAACCCGTCTTAG